The region TGGGCAAACGGGAGGTCCATGCTGATCGTCAGCACTCGCACGTCGGCGCTGAATCCGGCTGCCTCCTGGTTGAACCGCCTCGTCTCCGCGCTGCAGACGCCCGTATCGAGGGACGGTACCGAGGCGATGAGAACCACATGCCCGCGATAGTCCGCAAGACTGCGGGGCTTGAACTCCGTGTCCACCACCTGGAAGTCGGGAGCCTGTTGCCCTACCTCGATCTTGGGGCCGACGAGGGTCACCGGATTGCCGGCAAACGTGATCGCGCCCGGACGCTCGACCGTTGTGACTGCCACTGGACTTGCCCTCCCCTTTCCTTCTGCCGTACCCCCTGGTGCATGTAAGCACTATTACCCCTATGCCAACGCGCCTTGCTCCCCACAGCACCGCCGGCGCCGCCACGGCCTGCCGGCGCCGGTCTGGCTGCCTTCGGGCTCGCTGCCTTACGCTGCGTGGCCCGTAATGCGGTCGATCGCGGCCAGGATATCGTCTGAGAGCCGAAGCGAGGCCGCCTTGAGATTCTCTTCGAGTTGCTCCAGGCGGGTGGCGCCGATGATGGCCGACGTCACCTCCGGCCTTCGCAGCA is a window of Bacillota bacterium DNA encoding:
- the tpx gene encoding thiol peroxidase; translated protein: MAVTTVERPGAITFAGNPVTLVGPKIEVGQQAPDFQVVDTEFKPRSLADYRGHVVLIASVPSLDTGVCSAETRRFNQEAAGFSADVRVLTISMDLPFAQKRWCGAEGIDRVTTLSDHKEASFGVAYGTLIKERRLLARAVFVVDRNGRVGYVEYVPEVTQHPNYEKAIEAVRKATG